GATCATGCTCGTCCCGCTTCCGCCGATCCTGCTGGACCTGTTCCTCTCGGTCTCCATCTCGCTCGCCGTCGTGATCCTCGTGATCTCCGTCTATCTCCAGCGCCCGCTCGACTTCTCCGTATTCCCGTCCCTCCTCCTGATGACGACGCTTTTCCGCCTCTCGTTGAACGTAGCCTCGGTGAAGCTGATCCTCCTCCGGGGGAACGAAGGGCCGGACGCTGCGGGGCACGTGATCCAGGCTTTCGGAAATTTCGTCGTCGGCGGCAATTACGTCGTCGGATTCATCGTTTTCCTGATATTGGTCGTCGTCAACTTCGTCGTCATTACGAAGGGCGCGGGCCGCATAGCAGAGGTCGCCGCCCGGTTCACCCTCGACGCGATGCCCGGCAAGCAGATGGCCATCGACGCGGACCTCAACGCCGGAATGATCGACGAGGCCGAGGCGCGCAGGCGCCGGCAGGACGTGGGGCGCGAGGCGGACTTCTACGGAGCGATGGACGGTGCAAGCAAGTTCGTCCGGGGCGACGCGATCGCGGGGCTCGCGATAACGGGGATCAACCTCGTCGGCGGGTTCATCATAGGCGTCTTCCAGATGGGAATGCCGCCCGCCGAGGCGGCGCAAACGTTCACGATCCTGACGGTGGGGGACGGCCTCGTGGCCCAGATCCCCGCCCTCGTCATATCGACGGCCGCAGGTATCGTGGTCACGCGGACGGGCTCGGTCAACGACATGGGCCGGGACATCGCTACGCAGGTCCTGCTCAATCCGAAGGCGCTGATGACGTCGGCCGGCGTCCTGCTCGTCCTGGGCATCATCCCCGGCCTGCCGCACCTGCCTCTCCTGGTCATGGCGGGAATACTGGGGGGATCGGCCTGGCTGCTCTACAAATCGGCGGCCCCGCAGGCCCCGGAAACGCCCGAGGCTCCGTCGAAGGAGGAGCCTCGCGTCGAGTCCTTCATCGAGGTCAACGCGCTTTCCCTGGAAATCGGCTACGGACTCATTTCGCTGGTGGACGAGACGGGAAGCGAGTTCCTCCAGAAGATCCGCGCGATGCGGCGCCAGGTCGCCAAGGAAATGGGTTTCGTCGTGCCGTCGATCCACATCAAGGACAACCTTGCCCTGCGGCCCCACGAGTACAGCTTCATCATCCGGGGGATCGAGGTCGCGCGGGGCGAGGTCATGATGGGGTACTGGCTGGCGGTCTCGAACGACGGGAAGAAGTCGGTCGCCGGCATCCCGACGAAGGAGCCCGCTTTCGGCCTCCCCGCCTGGTGGATCGAGGAAAAGGACGTGGAAAGGGCGCAGCTCGCCGGTTTCATGGTCGTCGATACGGCCACCGTCGTCGTGACGCACCTCACCGAGATCATCCGAAGGCACAGCTGGGAGATCCTGACCCGCAGCGAGGTGCAGAGCCTGCTCGACGGCGTCGCGAAGGTGTATCCGCGGATCGTGGACGAACTGATCCCGACCCACATGACCCTCGGCGGCGTACAGCGCGTGCTCCAGAACCTTCTCCGGGAACGCATCCCGGTGAACGACCTCGTGACGATCCTCGAAACGCTGCTCGACTACGCGCCGGCCACCAAGGACATCGACCTGCTCACCGAGCACGTTCGGCAGGCGCTGGCCCGTTACATAACCCGCCAGTTCACGGCGCCGGACGGCGTCATTCGGGTCATATCGCTCGACCCCCGGTTCGAAAACGCGATGGTGCAGGCGATGGGCGGGGAGCCGATGAGCCCCGACATCGTGGGCCGCCTCATGCGCGGCATCGAGATGAGCCTCGAAGGCGTCAAGGCCAAGGGAGCCCAGCCGGTTATCCTCTGCTCCATGCAGGTTCGCCGGTTCCTGAGGCGGCTCCTCGAGAAATTCGCGCCGTCCATCCCGGTCCTGTCGAGCGCCGAGGTGGTGTCCACTTCGAGAATATCGAACGTCGGGATGGTGAAGTATGAAAATTAAGACGTTCCGCGCCAGGAGTTTCGGCGAAGCGCTCGCCCTCGTCAAGAAGGAAATGGGCGAGGACGCGGTGATCCTGTCCACCGAAGAGCGGAAAGGCCTGCGGCCTTCCGTAGAGGTTTCGGCGGCGGTCGACTACGAGATCGGGGAGATCCGTTCCGGAGATATCGCGTTCCCCCTCCGTGCTCCCTCTTCTCCGTCCGCAGTCCACACCGCTTTCCCGGTGCCGGAAAACGAGGATTTGCGGAATCTGAGGCGCAGCCTGGTCGATGCGGTCAAAACGGAGGTCGGCGCGCTCCGGGAATTCATCGAGACGTCCAGGGCGGGCAGGGACGAGGCGGCAACGCCGGCGCCGGCCGTGAAAAAGGACCTCCTTCGCTTCCTCGCAGGGCGCGGCATCCGGGAGGAGCACGCGCGCGGGCTGTGCGCGAAAGCGGAAGGACTGAAGGACCTGCCCGGCGCGGTGCTGGCCGGAGTGGCGGTGCGGGAGGGCAAGCCCGGAGCGAAAAAGGCCGTGATGCTCATCGGTCCCACCGGCGTCGGAAAGACCACCACGATCGCGAAGCTCGCCGCCGCCGCTATCAAGGCGGGGAAGCGCGCGGCGGTGGTAAGCCTCGACAGCTATCGGATCGGAGCGATCGAGCAGATCCGGATCTATGCCAGGATCATGGGGATCCCGCTCGAGGTCGCTTCCGACGCACGCCAGGTAAAGGAACGCGTCGGGAGACACGCGGACAAGGACATCGTTTTCATCGACACCACGGGCCGCAACCCGATGGGGGAGGCGTTCCTGGCAGAGCTTGCCCCCGTGTACGAAGCAGGGTTCCCCGTCGAGTCCCATCTTCTCGTG
This Deltaproteobacteria bacterium DNA region includes the following protein-coding sequences:
- the flhF gene encoding flagellar biosynthesis protein FlhF, yielding MKIKTFRARSFGEALALVKKEMGEDAVILSTEERKGLRPSVEVSAAVDYEIGEIRSGDIAFPLRAPSSPSAVHTAFPVPENEDLRNLRRSLVDAVKTEVGALREFIETSRAGRDEAATPAPAVKKDLLRFLAGRGIREEHARGLCAKAEGLKDLPGAVLAGVAVREGKPGAKKAVMLIGPTGVGKTTTIAKLAAAAIKAGKRAAVVSLDSYRIGAIEQIRIYARIMGIPLEVASDARQVKERVGRHADKDIVFIDTTGRNPMGEAFLAELAPVYEAGFPVESHLLVSATSDYEFLARAWKSYARLPVDCVGVTKVDEAARNGAIYNVAALCGKPIVYLTTGQSVPGDIVFPTREKIARMILTEGRAAAAPAVCA
- the flhA gene encoding flagellar biosynthesis protein FlhA gives rise to the protein MTVLDSLRERGDVFVAISVVLLLGIMLVPLPPILLDLFLSVSISLAVVILVISVYLQRPLDFSVFPSLLLMTTLFRLSLNVASVKLILLRGNEGPDAAGHVIQAFGNFVVGGNYVVGFIVFLILVVVNFVVITKGAGRIAEVAARFTLDAMPGKQMAIDADLNAGMIDEAEARRRRQDVGREADFYGAMDGASKFVRGDAIAGLAITGINLVGGFIIGVFQMGMPPAEAAQTFTILTVGDGLVAQIPALVISTAAGIVVTRTGSVNDMGRDIATQVLLNPKALMTSAGVLLVLGIIPGLPHLPLLVMAGILGGSAWLLYKSAAPQAPETPEAPSKEEPRVESFIEVNALSLEIGYGLISLVDETGSEFLQKIRAMRRQVAKEMGFVVPSIHIKDNLALRPHEYSFIIRGIEVARGEVMMGYWLAVSNDGKKSVAGIPTKEPAFGLPAWWIEEKDVERAQLAGFMVVDTATVVVTHLTEIIRRHSWEILTRSEVQSLLDGVAKVYPRIVDELIPTHMTLGGVQRVLQNLLRERIPVNDLVTILETLLDYAPATKDIDLLTEHVRQALARYITRQFTAPDGVIRVISLDPRFENAMVQAMGGEPMSPDIVGRLMRGIEMSLEGVKAKGAQPVILCSMQVRRFLRRLLEKFAPSIPVLSSAEVVSTSRISNVGMVKYEN